One Dictyoglomus turgidum DSM 6724 DNA window includes the following coding sequences:
- a CDS encoding RNA recognition motif domain-containing protein produces MSKTLYVGNLPWSTTEEELKNIFASHGTVYSARIISDRNTGRSKGFGFVEVDEKEAEKMISALNNTEVKGRRIIVNEAKPREERPRERRNRG; encoded by the coding sequence ATGAGCAAGACTTTGTATGTAGGTAATTTACCTTGGTCAACCACAGAAGAAGAGTTAAAAAATATTTTTGCAAGCCATGGTACTGTATATTCTGCAAGAATCATATCTGATAGAAATACAGGAAGATCTAAAGGATTTGGCTTTGTAGAAGTAGATGAAAAAGAGGCTGAGAAAATGATCTCTGCCCTTAATAACACAGAGGTCAAAGGAAGAAGAATAATTGTCAATGAGGCAAAACCAAGGGAAGAAAGACCACGTGAAAGAAGAAACCGTGGTTAA
- a CDS encoding glycoside hydrolase family 140 protein, protein MSLPSLKISQNGRFLITEDGNPFFYLGDTAWELFHRLTLEEAELYLTVRSSQGFNVVQAVILAELDGLHTPNANGHVPLIGDDPARPNEYYFRHVDSVIKLAEEKGIYMGILPTWGDKVHSGLWGVGPVIFDKSNAYIYGKFLGERYRDFTNIIWILGGDRPGEGYEEVWTSMARGIYDGLGRKPIITYHPSGGQSSSQWFHNAEWLSFNMCQSGHCLIDTPNWDMIRSDYNKTPIKPVIDGEPNYEGHPIDPYLRKWKPEYGRFTDYEVRKQAYRAVFSGACGHTYGHHSVWQMYDERYKPMTFANVYWYEAIYAPGAKQMIHLKNLLLSLPYFTRIPAQDMLTEITPPPPPKDIDDRLNNRRASYPVATCDKEGSYALIYFPLANQTLNIDTSSLSGHIIKASWFDPRSGERHYIGEFAKGTLRFTSPLGGPDWILVLEA, encoded by the coding sequence ATGTCTTTACCTTCTTTAAAAATCTCTCAGAACGGAAGATTTTTAATAACAGAGGATGGTAACCCCTTCTTTTACTTAGGGGATACCGCCTGGGAGTTATTCCATAGGTTAACTTTGGAAGAAGCGGAGTTGTATTTAACGGTAAGAAGTAGCCAAGGTTTCAACGTAGTTCAGGCAGTAATACTCGCAGAACTTGACGGGCTTCATACTCCTAATGCTAATGGTCATGTACCTCTTATTGGAGACGATCCTGCAAGACCTAATGAGTACTATTTTAGGCATGTGGACAGCGTTATAAAACTTGCTGAGGAAAAAGGAATTTATATGGGGATTCTTCCTACCTGGGGTGATAAAGTTCATAGTGGACTTTGGGGTGTAGGTCCTGTGATTTTTGATAAAAGTAATGCTTATATATACGGTAAATTTCTTGGAGAACGATATAGAGATTTTACTAATATAATATGGATTTTAGGTGGAGACCGCCCCGGTGAGGGTTATGAAGAGGTTTGGACGTCTATGGCAAGAGGAATCTATGATGGTTTGGGAAGAAAGCCTATTATCACTTATCATCCTTCAGGAGGACAAAGCTCTTCTCAATGGTTTCATAATGCAGAATGGTTAAGTTTTAATATGTGTCAATCAGGACACTGCCTTATAGATACTCCCAATTGGGATATGATAAGAAGTGATTACAATAAAACTCCTATAAAACCTGTTATTGATGGAGAACCTAATTATGAGGGGCATCCTATAGATCCTTATTTACGCAAATGGAAACCAGAATATGGGAGATTTACAGATTATGAGGTAAGGAAACAGGCATATAGAGCAGTATTTTCAGGAGCTTGTGGACATACATATGGACACCATTCAGTATGGCAAATGTATGATGAAAGATACAAACCAATGACATTTGCGAATGTCTATTGGTATGAAGCCATATATGCTCCAGGGGCAAAACAAATGATACATTTGAAAAATCTTCTTCTTTCCTTACCTTACTTTACTAGAATTCCTGCTCAAGATATGCTAACTGAAATAACACCTCCCCCTCCTCCAAAGGATATAGATGACAGATTGAATAATAGGAGAGCAAGTTATCCTGTTGCTACTTGCGATAAAGAAGGAAGTTATGCTTTGATATATTTCCCTTTGGCAAATCAGACCCTCAATATTGATACAAGTTCTCTTTCAGGCCATATAATAAAGGCAAGCTGGTTTGACCCGAGATCAGGTGAGCGACATTATATTGGGGAGTTTGCTAAGGGAACTTTGAGATTTACTTCTCCTTTGGGAGGCCCGGATTGGATACTGGTATTAGAGGCTTAA
- a CDS encoding radical SAM protein, producing MNRFDEALPIIESAHKRARTYFDLSYPAYSQKPYCDICIHKCALDSEKSFCGLIENSIRWAGSSEKGLLEWYYDPLPTNCVATFICPEKEHYGYKNLAIFYASCNFNCLFCQNWHFHDYLKRRSPIYSVEDLIGKIDDKTSCICFFGGDPTTQIAHALALAKKVKNRVRICWETNGSMNLKILKEMFYISVESEGIIKFDLKAFDERIHIALTGVSNKNTLENFRWVGEKSKEIKDRVVVVASTLLIPGYVNEEEVEKIVDFIVNINPNIPYSLLGFAPNFFFDNLPTTSKAHAERSFKLAREKGLKYVNIGNRFLLSHYY from the coding sequence TTGAATAGATTTGATGAAGCTTTACCGATTATTGAATCTGCCCATAAAAGAGCACGAACCTATTTTGACCTCTCTTATCCTGCTTATTCTCAGAAACCTTATTGCGATATATGTATTCATAAATGTGCTCTTGATTCTGAGAAGAGCTTTTGTGGACTTATAGAAAATAGTATTAGATGGGCTGGAAGCTCTGAGAAGGGGTTGTTAGAATGGTATTATGATCCCCTTCCTACAAATTGTGTGGCAACTTTTATCTGCCCTGAAAAAGAGCATTATGGTTATAAAAATTTAGCCATTTTCTATGCGAGCTGTAACTTTAATTGTCTTTTTTGCCAGAATTGGCACTTTCATGATTATTTAAAAAGAAGATCTCCTATTTATTCTGTAGAAGACTTAATAGGGAAAATAGATGATAAAACTTCTTGTATATGTTTTTTTGGAGGAGACCCTACTACTCAAATTGCTCATGCTTTAGCTTTAGCTAAAAAGGTTAAAAATAGGGTAAGGATATGTTGGGAGACTAATGGTTCTATGAACCTTAAGATTTTGAAAGAAATGTTTTATATTTCTGTAGAAAGTGAAGGAATAATAAAATTTGATTTAAAGGCCTTTGATGAAAGGATTCATATTGCATTAACGGGGGTCTCTAATAAGAATACTCTTGAGAATTTTAGATGGGTAGGAGAGAAGAGTAAGGAGATTAAAGATAGGGTGGTGGTGGTTGCTAGTACTTTGCTTATTCCCGGTTACGTGAATGAGGAAGAAGTGGAAAAGATTGTAGATTTTATTGTAAATATTAATCCTAACATTCCTTATTCTCTCCTTGGTTTTGCTCCTAATTTTTTCTTTGATAATCTTCCTACTACCTCAAAGGCTCATGCTGAAAGAAGCTTTAAACTTGCAAGGGAAAAAGGATTGAAATATGTAAATATTGGGAATAGATTTCTTCTTTCCCATTATTATTAG
- a CDS encoding fumarylacetoacetate hydrolase family protein: protein MKIANLKSGERFFIGLLFEDKILNLTKAILMYSSIYEKNLRYVEKIDDILYMDNLQEYLNKVQDFIFEHNLIYSLTEEKYKFLPPIIKPQKILALGRNYVEHAKELGHKVPREPVFFSKSPSSLIAHEEEIVYPNFLTRVDPEVELGVIIKKRGKYIKEENAMDYVLGYTVVNDVTARDMQAEDFSNTNPWFRSKSFDTFCPVGPYLVLKEGIKDPHNLNIELRVNGEMRQKDNTKNMIFKIPQIISYISKHLTLQAGDIIATGTPSGISPIYPGDTVECIVEKVGVLRNEVVNEDL from the coding sequence ATGAAGATAGCTAATCTGAAATCAGGAGAGAGATTTTTTATAGGTCTCCTTTTTGAGGATAAGATTTTAAATCTTACCAAGGCTATTTTAATGTATTCTTCTATTTATGAAAAAAATTTAAGGTATGTGGAAAAAATTGATGATATTCTTTATATGGATAATCTTCAAGAGTATTTAAATAAGGTTCAGGATTTTATCTTTGAGCATAATCTTATATATAGTTTAACCGAAGAAAAATATAAATTTCTTCCCCCCATAATAAAGCCTCAAAAGATTCTTGCTCTTGGAAGAAATTATGTAGAACATGCCAAAGAGTTAGGGCATAAAGTACCTAGGGAGCCAGTGTTTTTCAGTAAGTCTCCTTCCTCCCTTATAGCCCATGAAGAGGAAATTGTTTATCCTAATTTTCTAACAAGAGTAGATCCTGAAGTTGAACTTGGAGTAATTATCAAAAAGAGAGGAAAATATATTAAAGAAGAGAATGCAATGGATTATGTTCTTGGCTATACTGTAGTGAACGATGTAACGGCAAGAGATATGCAGGCTGAAGATTTTTCCAATACCAATCCATGGTTTAGGTCAAAGAGTTTTGATACCTTCTGTCCTGTAGGTCCCTATTTAGTTTTGAAGGAAGGCATTAAGGATCCTCATAATTTAAATATAGAGCTTAGGGTAAACGGAGAAATGAGACAAAAGGATAATACTAAAAATATGATCTTCAAAATACCCCAAATAATTTCTTACATTTCTAAGCATTTAACTCTTCAGGCGGGAGATATTATTGCTACTGGCACTCCTTCTGGGATTTCTCCTATCTATCCGGGAGATACTGTAGAATGTATCGTAGAAAAAGTTGGTGTCTTGAGAAATGAAGTAGTTAATGAAGATCTATGA
- the bcp gene encoding thioredoxin-dependent thiol peroxidase has translation MSKKAPDFTLPDQNGKEVSLSDYKGKWVVLYFYPKDMTSGCTKEAVSFSEKIDEFKKRNSVVIGISKDTVESHKKFAEKYNLEIILLSDKDAKVIKEYGAWGKKRMYGKETEGTLRNTFIISPEGEILHEWKNVKLDGHVEEVLKKLDELISAS, from the coding sequence ATGAGTAAAAAAGCTCCTGATTTTACTCTCCCTGATCAAAATGGGAAGGAAGTTTCTCTTTCTGATTATAAAGGAAAATGGGTAGTTTTATATTTTTACCCCAAAGATATGACCTCAGGATGTACCAAAGAAGCAGTAAGTTTTTCTGAAAAAATCGATGAATTCAAAAAGAGAAATTCAGTAGTAATTGGTATAAGTAAGGATACAGTAGAAAGTCACAAAAAATTTGCAGAAAAATATAATTTAGAAATAATCCTTCTTTCTGACAAAGATGCCAAAGTAATAAAAGAGTATGGAGCCTGGGGAAAGAAAAGGATGTACGGAAAGGAAACTGAGGGTACCCTAAGAAATACCTTTATTATCTCACCGGAAGGTGAAATTCTTCACGAATGGAAAAATGTAAAGCTGGATGGCCATGTAGAAGAAGTTCTCAAAAAGCTTGACGAACTGATAAGTGCCTCATAG
- a CDS encoding NAD(P)H-dependent flavin oxidoreductase, with the protein MKLPSLKIGDLVASVPIVQGGMAVGISLSGLASAVAEEGGIGVIGTAGIGMEEEDFFENFIEANIRALRKEIRKAKEKTKGIIGVNILVALSNFADMVKTALEEKIDIIFSGAGLPLDLPKYLKKVHKTKLIPIVSSGRAARIIAKNWINKYNYVPDAFVVEGPLAGGHLGFKREELQNPEITLENRLKEVLDEAKIIEEKYNKEIPVIAAGGIYDGKDIAKFLKLGAKGVQMATRFVATYECDADEKFKEAYLKCKKEDIVIIDSPVGLPGRAIKNEFLEAVERGEKKPYKCPFHCIRTCDYQNSPYCIAIALLNAKKGNFKYGFAFAGANAYRVDKIVKVKDLMRELVKEAEENI; encoded by the coding sequence ATGAAATTACCAAGTTTAAAAATTGGAGATTTAGTAGCATCAGTTCCCATAGTACAAGGAGGAATGGCTGTTGGGATATCCCTTTCTGGTCTTGCCTCTGCAGTAGCAGAAGAAGGAGGAATCGGGGTGATAGGAACAGCAGGCATAGGAATGGAAGAGGAAGACTTTTTTGAAAACTTCATAGAAGCGAATATTAGAGCTCTAAGAAAAGAGATCAGAAAAGCAAAAGAAAAAACAAAAGGAATTATAGGAGTAAATATTTTGGTTGCACTTTCTAATTTTGCAGATATGGTAAAGACTGCATTGGAAGAAAAAATTGACATAATCTTTTCAGGAGCAGGACTACCTTTAGATCTTCCTAAATACCTTAAAAAAGTACATAAAACAAAACTTATCCCTATAGTTTCCTCAGGAAGAGCGGCAAGGATTATAGCAAAAAATTGGATTAACAAATATAACTATGTGCCCGATGCCTTTGTAGTAGAAGGTCCCTTAGCAGGGGGACATCTTGGATTTAAACGAGAAGAATTACAAAATCCAGAGATCACCCTTGAAAATAGACTTAAAGAAGTGTTGGATGAGGCAAAAATTATAGAAGAAAAATATAATAAAGAGATACCAGTCATAGCAGCAGGAGGAATATACGACGGAAAAGACATTGCAAAATTCCTAAAATTAGGAGCAAAAGGAGTTCAAATGGCAACAAGATTTGTAGCTACTTATGAATGCGATGCAGACGAAAAATTTAAAGAAGCCTATTTAAAATGCAAAAAAGAAGACATAGTGATTATAGACAGTCCTGTAGGACTTCCTGGAAGGGCTATAAAAAACGAGTTCCTTGAAGCAGTAGAAAGAGGAGAGAAAAAGCCCTACAAGTGTCCATTCCACTGTATAAGAACCTGTGATTATCAAAACTCTCCTTATTGTATTGCCATAGCTCTTCTTAACGCTAAAAAGGGAAATTTCAAATATGGTTTTGCCTTTGCAGGAGCTAATGCCTATAGGGTTGATAAGATAGTAAAGGTAAAAGATCTTATGAGAGAGTTAGTTAAGGAAGCCGAAGAAAATATATAG
- a CDS encoding enoyl-ACP reductase FabI, with protein sequence MLLQGKKIAVFNVANKKSIAWAIAQSIMKFGGEVIIGYQNERLKENVEELIADLNPKPLIVECDVSKDENIEKVAKEIENNVGKIDGFVHSIAFAPSDALKNPYIETSREAFLTAMEVSVYSFVAMSRIFKPILNTNSSIITLTYYGSEKVIPNYNVMGVAKAALEASVRYLAYDLGGENIRVNAISAGPLSTLAARGIARFTDMLEYHKERAPLRRNIEHREVGDTAVFLLSNLSSGITGEVIYVDAGYNIMGM encoded by the coding sequence ATGCTTCTTCAAGGGAAGAAAATAGCTGTTTTTAATGTGGCTAATAAAAAGAGTATTGCTTGGGCTATTGCCCAATCCATAATGAAGTTCGGAGGAGAAGTAATAATTGGCTATCAAAATGAGCGGCTTAAGGAAAATGTAGAAGAACTCATAGCTGATTTAAATCCTAAACCTCTAATTGTGGAATGTGATGTTTCAAAGGACGAAAACATTGAAAAAGTAGCTAAAGAGATAGAAAATAATGTGGGTAAGATAGATGGATTTGTTCATTCCATTGCCTTTGCACCTTCTGATGCCCTTAAAAACCCCTATATAGAAACATCAAGAGAAGCTTTTCTTACTGCTATGGAGGTTAGTGTTTACTCCTTTGTTGCCATGAGTAGAATTTTTAAGCCTATTTTAAATACAAATTCTAGCATAATTACCCTCACCTATTATGGCTCTGAAAAAGTCATACCTAATTACAATGTAATGGGAGTTGCAAAGGCAGCATTGGAGGCCTCAGTAAGATACCTTGCTTATGATCTTGGTGGAGAAAATATAAGAGTTAATGCTATTTCTGCTGGTCCTTTAAGCACTTTAGCAGCAAGAGGTATAGCAAGATTTACCGACATGTTAGAATACCATAAAGAAAGAGCCCCACTAAGGAGAAATATTGAGCATAGAGAAGTAGGAGATACAGCAGTATTTCTTTTGAGTAATCTTTCTTCAGGAATTACAGGTGAGGTAATCTACGTGGATGCTGGATATAACATAATGGGTATGTAA
- a CDS encoding DeoR/GlpR family DNA-binding transcription regulator: MLPEERRTKILELLEKERGIKVSDLVRIFNVTGATIRRDLEILEKEGLLKRTHGGAVLPHSFSFEPLYITKKRQNLKEKQAIGKIAAELINDGESVFIETGSTTLQIAKNIKHKHDVTVVTNSIEVARELLSARGVEVILTGGLLRKETVALVGPIAERVLREFRVDKVFLGISGIIPSKGMYTASIAEAQIKKLIIEMGREIIGVSDHSKFGKECFAFVAPTNAMSKIIVDEKVSPQYIEELKKRGVEVIIAPVED; the protein is encoded by the coding sequence ATGTTGCCAGAAGAAAGAAGAACAAAAATATTAGAATTATTAGAGAAAGAAAGAGGAATTAAGGTTTCTGACTTAGTAAGGATTTTTAACGTTACAGGAGCAACCATTAGAAGAGATTTGGAGATCTTGGAAAAAGAAGGCCTTCTTAAAAGGACTCATGGTGGTGCAGTTCTACCTCATAGTTTTTCCTTTGAACCTTTATATATAACTAAGAAGCGTCAAAATCTCAAAGAAAAACAAGCTATAGGGAAAATAGCTGCAGAATTAATAAACGATGGAGAAAGTGTATTTATTGAGACAGGAAGTACTACTTTACAAATTGCTAAAAATATTAAACACAAGCACGATGTTACAGTAGTTACAAACTCTATAGAAGTAGCAAGAGAGCTCTTAAGTGCAAGAGGAGTAGAAGTCATTCTAACAGGAGGTCTACTAAGAAAGGAAACTGTAGCTCTTGTCGGTCCTATTGCAGAAAGGGTTTTAAGGGAATTTAGAGTAGACAAAGTATTTTTAGGAATATCAGGGATCATTCCCTCTAAAGGAATGTACACAGCAAGTATAGCTGAAGCTCAAATTAAAAAGCTAATTATAGAAATGGGAAGAGAAATAATAGGAGTTAGTGATCATAGTAAATTTGGAAAAGAGTGTTTTGCTTTTGTTGCTCCAACAAATGCGATGAGTAAGATAATAGTAGATGAAAAAGTGTCTCCTCAATATATAGAGGAGTTAAAAAAACGAGGTGTAGAGGTAATAATAGCCCCTGTAGAGGATTAA
- a CDS encoding LacI family DNA-binding transcriptional regulator, translating into MVTIKDVAKRAGVSVMTVSRVINGSKNVKESTREKVLKAIEELGYVPNSVARSLILKKTLTIGLVISDITNPFFTTIARGVEDTAISKHFTVILCNTDENPEKEMMYAEVLAKSKVDGVIYASASGKKTPLKSLFLKNIPIVLIDRTIEGVNDLDIVRGDSVLGAYLLTKHLIDLGHRRIGIIVGSHFISTARDRVEGYKKALNEANIPIDESLIKINKNSKFSKDDGYRLTKELLDLENPPTAIFGGNNLMAVGALLAIRERGLEIPDDISLVSFDDIESLSEVYPFLTVVKQPAYTMGVIATELLIRRIEDKDRIKEKREILLTPELIIRKSTAPPKRKI; encoded by the coding sequence TTGGTTACCATAAAAGACGTAGCTAAAAGAGCAGGAGTTTCAGTAATGACTGTATCCCGAGTTATCAATGGAAGTAAGAATGTAAAGGAGAGTACTCGGGAGAAGGTTTTGAAAGCAATTGAAGAATTGGGTTATGTTCCTAATTCTGTGGCGAGGAGCCTTATTTTAAAGAAAACCTTAACTATAGGTCTTGTAATCTCAGATATAACAAACCCATTTTTTACAACTATTGCAAGAGGTGTAGAAGATACTGCAATTTCTAAACATTTTACTGTTATTCTTTGTAATACTGATGAGAATCCAGAAAAGGAAATGATGTATGCAGAGGTTTTGGCTAAGAGTAAAGTTGATGGTGTTATTTATGCTTCTGCTTCAGGAAAAAAAACTCCCCTAAAATCTTTATTTTTAAAAAATATCCCCATTGTTTTAATTGATAGAACCATAGAGGGCGTAAATGACTTGGACATTGTAAGAGGAGACAGTGTTTTAGGAGCTTATCTTCTTACTAAGCATTTAATTGACTTGGGACATAGAAGAATTGGAATTATTGTAGGAAGTCATTTTATCTCAACAGCAAGAGACAGAGTAGAAGGATATAAAAAGGCTTTAAATGAGGCAAATATACCAATAGATGAGTCATTAATTAAGATTAATAAAAATTCTAAGTTTTCTAAAGACGATGGTTATAGGTTAACTAAGGAACTTTTAGATTTGGAAAATCCTCCTACTGCTATTTTTGGGGGAAATAATCTTATGGCTGTTGGAGCTCTTCTTGCCATAAGAGAGAGAGGATTAGAGATACCTGATGATATTTCTCTTGTATCTTTTGATGATATTGAAAGTTTATCGGAAGTTTACCCCTTTTTAACTGTTGTTAAACAACCTGCTTATACTATGGGAGTTATTGCCACAGAGCTTTTAATAAGAAGAATAGAGGACAAAGATAGGATTAAGGAGAAGAGAGAGATACTTCTTACTCCTGAATTAATTATAAGGAAATCAACCGCTCCACCCAAAAGAAAAATATAG
- a CDS encoding L-fucose isomerase translates to MSRIFPMRIGEKRFIEDYPKVGIRPTIDGRYGGVRESLEEQTMNLAKAVAEFIENNVYLPNGERVKCVIPQRCIGGVAEARMADELFRKEGVGVSITVTPCWCYGAETMDMSLDIPKAVWGFNGTERPGAVYLAAVSAAHNQKGLPIFKIYGKDVQDKDDYNIPLDVKEKILKFVKSALAVAVMKNKSYLSIGSVSMGIAGSIVDPDFFEDYLGMRVEYVDMTEIIRRIERKIYDEEEFKRAMEWVRKYCKEGEDPNPPDKRVDEKKKQEVWEFVVKMTLIIRDLMVGNKKLEELGYPEESLGHNAIVAGFQGQRQWTDHFPNGDFTEAILNTSFDWNGLRQPYILATENDSLNGVVMLFGHLLTNTAQIFADVRTYWSPEAIYRVTGWKPEGLAQNGVIHLINSGPAALDGTGQQEIEGKPAIKPFWEISDEEVIKCLDATKFCYANLGYFRGGGFSTKFVTRGEMPVTISRLNIVKGLGPVLQIAEGYTVELPPHVHEVLDKRTDPTWPTTWFVPKLTGKGAFKSVYSVMENWGANHCAITYGHVGDLFITLASILRIPVNMHNVEEERIFRPSAWSMFGTEELESADFRACMNFGPLYKKVAK, encoded by the coding sequence ATGAGTAGAATTTTTCCTATGAGAATTGGGGAGAAAAGGTTTATTGAGGATTATCCTAAGGTGGGAATACGTCCAACCATTGATGGTAGATATGGTGGAGTAAGAGAATCATTAGAAGAGCAAACCATGAATTTAGCAAAAGCTGTGGCTGAATTTATTGAAAACAACGTTTATTTACCTAATGGAGAGAGAGTTAAGTGTGTAATTCCTCAAAGGTGTATTGGGGGAGTAGCTGAAGCAAGAATGGCAGATGAGCTATTTAGAAAAGAAGGGGTAGGAGTTTCTATTACTGTTACGCCCTGCTGGTGTTATGGTGCAGAAACTATGGATATGAGCTTGGATATACCAAAGGCAGTCTGGGGTTTTAATGGGACTGAGAGACCTGGAGCTGTATATTTAGCAGCTGTTTCTGCTGCACATAATCAAAAGGGACTGCCTATATTTAAGATCTATGGAAAAGATGTACAAGATAAAGACGATTACAATATACCGTTAGATGTGAAAGAAAAGATTTTGAAATTTGTTAAAAGCGCCCTCGCAGTAGCAGTTATGAAGAATAAATCTTATCTTTCCATTGGGAGTGTTTCTATGGGAATTGCAGGGTCTATTGTAGATCCAGACTTCTTTGAAGATTATTTAGGAATGAGAGTTGAGTATGTAGATATGACTGAAATTATCAGAAGAATAGAGAGAAAAATTTACGATGAAGAAGAATTTAAGAGGGCAATGGAATGGGTGAGAAAGTATTGTAAGGAGGGAGAAGATCCAAATCCTCCTGATAAGAGGGTTGATGAAAAGAAGAAACAGGAGGTTTGGGAATTTGTAGTTAAAATGACTCTAATTATAAGAGATTTAATGGTGGGAAATAAAAAATTAGAAGAATTGGGTTATCCTGAGGAAAGCTTAGGGCATAATGCGATAGTTGCAGGTTTTCAAGGACAACGTCAATGGACAGATCACTTTCCTAATGGCGATTTTACAGAGGCAATTTTAAATACTTCCTTTGATTGGAATGGGTTAAGACAACCATATATATTGGCTACAGAAAATGATAGCCTCAATGGGGTAGTTATGCTTTTTGGGCATTTGTTAACAAATACTGCTCAGATCTTTGCTGATGTAAGAACTTACTGGAGTCCTGAAGCAATTTATAGAGTTACAGGTTGGAAACCAGAGGGATTAGCTCAAAACGGAGTAATTCATCTGATAAATTCAGGACCTGCAGCCCTTGATGGAACAGGTCAACAGGAAATTGAAGGTAAACCAGCAATAAAACCATTCTGGGAGATAAGTGATGAGGAGGTTATAAAGTGTTTGGATGCAACCAAATTCTGCTATGCCAATTTAGGCTACTTTAGGGGTGGAGGATTCTCTACTAAGTTCGTTACAAGAGGGGAAATGCCTGTAACTATAAGTAGATTAAATATAGTTAAGGGGCTTGGTCCTGTGTTACAGATTGCTGAGGGATATACAGTAGAACTCCCTCCTCATGTTCATGAAGTTCTTGATAAAAGGACAGATCCTACTTGGCCTACCACTTGGTTTGTTCCTAAATTAACAGGGAAAGGTGCTTTTAAGAGTGTCTATTCTGTAATGGAGAATTGGGGGGCTAATCATTGTGCTATAACTTATGGACATGTAGGAGATTTGTTTATTACCCTTGCTTCCATTTTAAGAATCCCAGTGAATATGCATAATGTGGAAGAAGAAAGAATTTTTAGGCCCAGTGCCTGGTCCATGTTTGGTACCGAAGAGTTAGAAAGTGCAGATTTTAGAGCTTGTATGAATTTTGGCCCTTTGTATAAGAAAGTAGCAAAATAA